The following coding sequences are from one Deltaproteobacteria bacterium window:
- a CDS encoding lipopolysaccharide biosynthesis protein yields MSRVNSQSSLTERVLRGMGWVSASKIIAQALTLGKVVILARLLSKADFGLYGLVLLSIATLQTFSRTGFDKALVQRRGDIKPYLDTAWTVQIIRGILLALILFTAAPVIGWFFNEIRVVSLLRVMCISVVLGGCENVGVVFFQREFKFRRNFVYDVGSALVSLVVGVAFALQLHSAWALIWAGMAGAVTRVILSYVLLEYRPSFRLHKEEAVELFEYGRWVLAYTVILFLATQGDDAFLGKLLGASALGVYQVAYRLSNMPATEITHVTNAVMFPAYAEIQDEKERLRRAFLSVFEIIMTLSLPLTVFLIAAAPEIITGLLGAKWEAAIVPLQLLTLAGFLRSVAAVGGAVFTGTGKPQLDFWMNFWRVLVMALIIYPLTMLFGVAGTSLAVVLGMLATVPQWSKVLGITGVSCAELLKASWPGVMLALLVPIAVWAARLLPGVSVQMLLLKEVFAATVL; encoded by the coding sequence ATGTCTAGAGTAAACTCACAGTCGTCTCTTACTGAGCGAGTTCTCCGGGGGATGGGTTGGGTTTCTGCCAGCAAAATTATTGCACAGGCTCTGACCCTCGGCAAGGTTGTCATACTTGCTAGATTGCTCTCCAAAGCAGATTTCGGCCTATATGGTCTAGTCCTGCTTTCTATAGCTACCCTGCAGACTTTCTCCAGAACCGGCTTCGATAAAGCTCTAGTTCAGAGAAGGGGGGACATCAAGCCCTATCTAGATACTGCCTGGACTGTGCAGATTATCAGAGGGATTCTACTAGCACTAATTCTGTTTACGGCAGCCCCAGTAATCGGCTGGTTTTTCAATGAGATCCGGGTAGTGTCCCTCCTTCGGGTAATGTGCATCTCAGTTGTGCTAGGCGGCTGCGAAAACGTCGGCGTTGTGTTTTTTCAGAGAGAGTTCAAATTCCGAAGGAATTTTGTCTATGATGTGGGCTCAGCCCTGGTCAGTCTTGTTGTGGGGGTGGCTTTCGCTCTTCAGCTTCACTCTGCCTGGGCACTTATCTGGGCTGGCATGGCAGGAGCTGTAACCCGAGTAATTCTTTCCTATGTGCTTCTAGAATATCGTCCCTCGTTCCGTTTGCACAAAGAAGAAGCAGTCGAACTGTTTGAATATGGCCGATGGGTTCTTGCCTATACAGTCATCCTGTTTCTTGCAACTCAAGGGGACGACGCCTTTCTGGGTAAGTTGCTGGGAGCAAGTGCTCTGGGTGTTTATCAAGTTGCCTATCGCTTGTCCAATATGCCGGCAACCGAAATCACGCATGTGACAAATGCTGTAATGTTTCCTGCCTATGCGGAGATTCAAGATGAGAAGGAGAGGCTCAGAAGAGCGTTTTTGAGTGTATTTGAAATAATAATGACGCTTTCTTTGCCGCTAACCGTTTTCTTGATAGCGGCAGCCCCTGAAATCATAACCGGTCTTTTAGGTGCTAAATGGGAAGCCGCAATCGTGCCCCTGCAATTGTTGACTTTGGCCGGCTTCCTTCGATCGGTTGCAGCTGTGGGAGGGGCGGTGTTTACTGGAACTGGAAAACCGCAGCTGGACTTCTGGATGAATTTCTGGCGGGTTCTCGTTATGGCTCTAATAATATATCCTTTGACCATGCTATTCGGAGTTGCCGGCACCTCGCTCGCTGTGGTTCTGGGAATGCTGGCGACAGTTCCCCAGTGGAGCAAGGTTCTGGGAATAACAGGGGTTAGCTGCGCTGAACTTCTAAAGGCAAGTTGGCCTGGTGTTATGCTTGCCCTGTTAGTGCCAATTGCCGTGTGGGCTGCGAGGCTACTCCCTGGGGTTAGCGTGCAGATGTTGCTTTTGAAAGAAGTGTTTGCAGCAACTGTGCTATG